A genomic window from Phyllopteryx taeniolatus isolate TA_2022b chromosome 2, UOR_Ptae_1.2, whole genome shotgun sequence includes:
- the LOC133469550 gene encoding gastrula zinc finger protein XlCGF8.2DB-like: MNEVVRTGEASVDPPGSPDLVPSVFCHLKADRTEMRLDATSRSSPEPAGAAQEFVEPPPCLTNVRERPAAVEEVEPAPPRVKEEEQEVPVICVIVKSEEEREERRASEADGLLAPLSDAPDTDDGEDEDSKGDGVKRHKCSRCHQTFGDKRNLRAHARTHTRERTFVCSFCGKRFPRKAHLTAHARIHTGEKPFSCAVCDSKFRDRSTLVTHARTHTGEKPFSCSVCHVSFSVSSTLVQHMSTHARRKMFSCSVCGKRLSRKRSLVTHARTHTGERPFSCSLCAMTFSDSTALGRHVKTHTGRKAFACSFCAHRFSQKSHLVAHLRRHTGEKPFCCAVCGQSFAQKGHLAKHARTHTGEKPFACRACEESFAYKYQLDKHACAQARVTG, encoded by the exons ATGAATGAGGTTGTCCGTACAGGGGAGGCGTCCGTGGACCCGCCGGGAAGTCCAGATTTGGTCCCCTCGGTCTTCTGTCATTTGAAAGCTGACAG GACGGAAATGAGACTTGACGCTACCAGCCGGTCCTCACCAGAGCCTGCCGGCGCAGCTCAAGAGTTTGTGGAGCCCCCTCCATGTCTTACGa ACGTCCGGGAGCGGCCCGCCGCGGTGGAGGAGGTGGAGCCGGCGCCCCCGCGTGtgaaagaggaagagcaggaagTGCCGGTGATCTGTGTCATTGTGAAGAGCGAAGAAGAAAGGGAGGAGAGGAGAGCATCAGAAGCAGACGGCCTCCTGGCGCCACTCTCCGACGCTCCCGACACCGATGACGGTGAGGATGAAGACTCCAAAGGGGATGGCGTGAAAAGGCACAAATGTTCCCGGTGCCACCAAACTTTTGGCGACAAGAGAAATTTAAGAGCGCACGCGAGAACACACACGAGAGAGAGAACCTTCGTCTGCTCGTTTTGCGGTAAAAGATTTCCCCGCAAGGCTCATTTGaccgcacacgcacgcatacacactggcgagaaacccTTCTCGTGCGCCGTCTGCGACAGCAAATTTCGGGATCGGTCCACGCTGGTAACGCACGCCCGGACGCACACGGGGGAAAAACCGTTCTCCTGTTCCGTGTGTCACGTGAGCTTCAGCGTGAGCTCCACGCTGGTCCAACACATGAGCACGCACGCCCGCCGCAAAATGTTCTCCTGCTCCGTTTGCGGGAAGAGATTATCCCGAAAGAGAAGTCTGGTGACGCACGCGAGGACGCACACGGGAGAAAGACCGTTCTCCTGCTCGCTGTGCGCCATGACGTTCAGCGACAGCACGGCGCTGGGACGCCACGTGAAGACTCACACGGGGCGCAAAGCCTTCGCTTGCTCCTTTTGCGCTCACAGGTTCTCTCAAAAGTCGCATTTGGTGGCCCACCTGAGGAGACACACGGGGGAAAAACCCTTCTGCTGTGCCGTGTGCGGGCAAAGCTTCGCTCAGAAAGGACACTTGGCGAAGCACGCCAGGACGCACACGGGAGAGAAGCCCTTCGCTTGCCGAGCGTGTGAGGAAAGCTTCGCGTACAAGTATCAACTGGACAAACACGCGTGCGCTCAAGCACGCGTCACTGGATAA
- the LOC133469595 gene encoding gastrula zinc finger protein XlCGF42.1-like isoform X3, whose product MDSRTADVHQLEITRMKEEEERPELRRIKDEEEEAEIAPVKEEEEELESPPLKEEEQEVDIGQEDVCVIVKLEGDRDEGERAEAEADAGDALRCSFCKEPFSRREALIEHTAKHVASKSFSCPVCDMTFIFRSTMMQHMVVHTGEKAFTCSTCGKGFSRKMNLATHTRTHTGEKPFSCSVCDATFRFHATFVNHTRTHTGEKPFTCAACDASFSVHSSWLRHVRSHTGEKPFMCGVCGKRFTRKVNLREHAIVHTGEKPFSCSLCGAAFSFHSSILRHMRTHAE is encoded by the exons ATGGACTCGCGCACAGCAG ATGTCCACCAACTGGAGATCACCCGcatgaaagaggaagaggagcgacCCGAGCTACGTCGCATCAAagacgaagaggaggaagcgGAGATAGCGCctgtgaaggaggaagaggaggaactgGAGAGCCCTCCCTtgaaagaggaagagcaggaagTGGACATCGGTCAGGAGGACGTCTGCGTGATCGTCAAGCTGGAAGGCGACCGAGATGAAGGAGAGCGAGCCGAAGCGGAAGCGGACGCCGGCGACGCTCTCCGCTGCTCGTTTTGCAAGGAACCCTTCTCTCGACGGGAAGCTCTGATCGAACACACCGCGAAGCACGTGGCCTCCAAAAGCTTTTCCTGCCCCGTGTGCGACATGACCTTTATTTTCCGCTCGACGATGATGCAACACATGGTCGTCCACACGGGGGAGAAAGCGTTTACCTGCTCCACTTGCGGGAAAGGCTTCTCCCGGAAGATGAATTTGGCCACGCACACGAGAACGCACACCGGGGAGAAGCCCTTCTCGTGTTCGGTGTGCGACGCCACCTTTCGCTTTCACGCCACCTTCGTCAaccacacgcgcacgcacacgggcgagaagccgTTCACGTGCGCCGCGTGCGACGCCAGCTTCAGCGTGCACTCGTCGTGGCTGAGACACGTGCGCTCGCACACGGGAGAGAAGCCCTTCATGTGCGGCGTTTGCGGCAAACGCTTCACCAGGAAGGTCAACTTGAGAGAGCACGCCATCGTGCACACCGGggagaaacccttttcctgtTCGCTCTGCGGCGCGGCTTTTAGCTTTCATTCGTCCATACTGAGACACATGAGAACGCACGCGGAGTAG
- the LOC133469595 gene encoding gastrula zinc finger protein XlCGF42.1-like isoform X2, whose amino-acid sequence MVHKLCRDVHQLEITRMKEEEERPELRRIKDEEEEAEIAPVKEEEEELESPPLKEEEQEVDIGQEDVCVIVKLEGDRDEGERAEAEADAGDALRCSFCKEPFSRREALIEHTAKHVASKSFSCPVCDMTFIFRSTMMQHMVVHTGEKAFTCSTCGKGFSRKMNLATHTRTHTGEKPFSCSVCDATFRFHATFVNHTRTHTGEKPFTCAACDASFSVHSSWLRHVRSHTGEKPFMCGVCGKRFTRKVNLREHAIVHTGEKPFSCSLCGAAFSFHSSILRHMRTHAE is encoded by the exons atggtTCACAAATTGTGCCGGG ATGTCCACCAACTGGAGATCACCCGcatgaaagaggaagaggagcgacCCGAGCTACGTCGCATCAAagacgaagaggaggaagcgGAGATAGCGCctgtgaaggaggaagaggaggaactgGAGAGCCCTCCCTtgaaagaggaagagcaggaagTGGACATCGGTCAGGAGGACGTCTGCGTGATCGTCAAGCTGGAAGGCGACCGAGATGAAGGAGAGCGAGCCGAAGCGGAAGCGGACGCCGGCGACGCTCTCCGCTGCTCGTTTTGCAAGGAACCCTTCTCTCGACGGGAAGCTCTGATCGAACACACCGCGAAGCACGTGGCCTCCAAAAGCTTTTCCTGCCCCGTGTGCGACATGACCTTTATTTTCCGCTCGACGATGATGCAACACATGGTCGTCCACACGGGGGAGAAAGCGTTTACCTGCTCCACTTGCGGGAAAGGCTTCTCCCGGAAGATGAATTTGGCCACGCACACGAGAACGCACACCGGGGAGAAGCCCTTCTCGTGTTCGGTGTGCGACGCCACCTTTCGCTTTCACGCCACCTTCGTCAaccacacgcgcacgcacacgggcgagaagccgTTCACGTGCGCCGCGTGCGACGCCAGCTTCAGCGTGCACTCGTCGTGGCTGAGACACGTGCGCTCGCACACGGGAGAGAAGCCCTTCATGTGCGGCGTTTGCGGCAAACGCTTCACCAGGAAGGTCAACTTGAGAGAGCACGCCATCGTGCACACCGGggagaaacccttttcctgtTCGCTCTGCGGCGCGGCTTTTAGCTTTCATTCGTCCATACTGAGACACATGAGAACGCACGCGGAGTAG
- the LOC133469595 gene encoding gastrula zinc finger protein XlCGF42.1-like isoform X1, translating to MQFDTCTDYSSNSGNGDVHQLEITRMKEEEERPELRRIKDEEEEAEIAPVKEEEEELESPPLKEEEQEVDIGQEDVCVIVKLEGDRDEGERAEAEADAGDALRCSFCKEPFSRREALIEHTAKHVASKSFSCPVCDMTFIFRSTMMQHMVVHTGEKAFTCSTCGKGFSRKMNLATHTRTHTGEKPFSCSVCDATFRFHATFVNHTRTHTGEKPFTCAACDASFSVHSSWLRHVRSHTGEKPFMCGVCGKRFTRKVNLREHAIVHTGEKPFSCSLCGAAFSFHSSILRHMRTHAE from the exons ATGCAATTTGACACCTGTACCGACTATTCTTCCAATTCAGGAAACGGCG ATGTCCACCAACTGGAGATCACCCGcatgaaagaggaagaggagcgacCCGAGCTACGTCGCATCAAagacgaagaggaggaagcgGAGATAGCGCctgtgaaggaggaagaggaggaactgGAGAGCCCTCCCTtgaaagaggaagagcaggaagTGGACATCGGTCAGGAGGACGTCTGCGTGATCGTCAAGCTGGAAGGCGACCGAGATGAAGGAGAGCGAGCCGAAGCGGAAGCGGACGCCGGCGACGCTCTCCGCTGCTCGTTTTGCAAGGAACCCTTCTCTCGACGGGAAGCTCTGATCGAACACACCGCGAAGCACGTGGCCTCCAAAAGCTTTTCCTGCCCCGTGTGCGACATGACCTTTATTTTCCGCTCGACGATGATGCAACACATGGTCGTCCACACGGGGGAGAAAGCGTTTACCTGCTCCACTTGCGGGAAAGGCTTCTCCCGGAAGATGAATTTGGCCACGCACACGAGAACGCACACCGGGGAGAAGCCCTTCTCGTGTTCGGTGTGCGACGCCACCTTTCGCTTTCACGCCACCTTCGTCAaccacacgcgcacgcacacgggcgagaagccgTTCACGTGCGCCGCGTGCGACGCCAGCTTCAGCGTGCACTCGTCGTGGCTGAGACACGTGCGCTCGCACACGGGAGAGAAGCCCTTCATGTGCGGCGTTTGCGGCAAACGCTTCACCAGGAAGGTCAACTTGAGAGAGCACGCCATCGTGCACACCGGggagaaacccttttcctgtTCGCTCTGCGGCGCGGCTTTTAGCTTTCATTCGTCCATACTGAGACACATGAGAACGCACGCGGAGTAG
- the LOC133469571 gene encoding zinc finger protein 879-like isoform X2 has protein sequence MFKVQMLRALVNERLSSAVEEIFVVLERTIADYEDELCRTKEENHRQRQLLDALCKAHADAPSAAAPPPLHVEEDAGERPDDPEEVDLGELAVTRVIVKSEDEGECEEKAASDGAVDAQRREQTQGGNSKRRARGRAAASALGGESVPRGERLPRAEEEKQFSCSACDMTFKFHSTFLGHMKRHSGDKSYTCTVCNAAFRFQSTFVNHVRTHTGEKPFACQMCNATFGAHSSLLRHVRSHTGEKRFTCSFCEKKFPRKSSLVEHVRIHTGEKPLSCSVCDMTFRFHSKLVKHMRTHKGDKALTCHACGQNFISKLRLDKHACARGESSGARTDFTPQI, from the exons ATGTTTAAAGTCCAGATGCTGAGAGCTTTGGTCAACGAGCGCCTGAGTTCGGCCGTGGAAGAAATCTTCGTGGTGTTGGAGAGAACCATAGCGGACTACGAGGACGAACTTTGTCGAACCAAAGAAGAGAACCACCGACAGCGCCAACTACTGGACGCTCTTTGCAAAGCTCACGCGGATGCACCTTCAGCAG CCGCGCCGCCGCCCCTTCACGTCGAGGAGGACGCGGGCGAGCGGCCGGACGATCCGGAGGAGGTCGACCTGGGCGAGTTGGCGGTGACGCGCGTCATCGTGAAGAGTGAAGACGAAGGCGAGTGTGAGGAGAAGGCGGCGTCGGACGGCGCCGTAGACGCACAACGACGTGAGCAAACGCAGGGCGGCAATTCGAAAAGACGCGCGAGGGGTCGCGCGGCGGCCTCCGCGCTCGGCGGCGAAAGCGTCCCTCGGGGGGAACGCCTGCCGCGAGCTGAAGAAGAGAAGCAGTTCTCCTGTTCGGCGTGCGACATGACGTTCAAGTTTCACTCCACGTTCCTCGGCCACATGAAAAGGCACAGCGGCGACAAGTCGTACACCTGCACCGTGTGCAACGCCGCCTTCAGGTTTCAGTCCACGTTCGTCAACCACGTGCGAacgcacacgggcgagaagcccTTCGCTTGCCAAATGTGCAACGCCACCTTCGGCGCCCACTCGTCGCTCTTGAGGCACGTGCGCTcgcacacgggcgagaagcgCTTCACGTGCTCCTTCTGCGAGAAAAAGTTCCCCAggaagtccagtttggtggagCACGTGCGCATCCACACCGGAGAGAAACCGCTTTCGTGCTCCGTGTGCGACATGACCTTCAGATTTCATTCCAAGCTGGTCAAGCACATGCGAACGCACAAGGGAGACAAAGCTTTGACCTGTCACGCGTGCGGCCAAAACTTCATTTCCAAGCTTCGGCTGGATAAACACGCGTGTGCTCGCGGGGAGAGCAGTGGCGCTCGAACCGACTTCACGCCGCAAATTTGA
- the LOC133469571 gene encoding zinc finger protein 879-like isoform X1 gives MFKVQMLRALVNERLSSAVEEIFVVLERTIADYEDELCRTKEENHRQRQLLDALCKAHADAPSADTMMCDKTFPINLCPAAAPPPLHVEEDAGERPDDPEEVDLGELAVTRVIVKSEDEGECEEKAASDGAVDAQRREQTQGGNSKRRARGRAAASALGGESVPRGERLPRAEEEKQFSCSACDMTFKFHSTFLGHMKRHSGDKSYTCTVCNAAFRFQSTFVNHVRTHTGEKPFACQMCNATFGAHSSLLRHVRSHTGEKRFTCSFCEKKFPRKSSLVEHVRIHTGEKPLSCSVCDMTFRFHSKLVKHMRTHKGDKALTCHACGQNFISKLRLDKHACARGESSGARTDFTPQI, from the exons ATGTTTAAAGTCCAGATGCTGAGAGCTTTGGTCAACGAGCGCCTGAGTTCGGCCGTGGAAGAAATCTTCGTGGTGTTGGAGAGAACCATAGCGGACTACGAGGACGAACTTTGTCGAACCAAAGAAGAGAACCACCGACAGCGCCAACTACTGGACGCTCTTTGCAAAGCTCACGCGGATGCACCTTCAGCAG ACACGATGATGTGTGACAAGACTTTTCCGATCAACTTGTGTCCCGCAGCCGCGCCGCCGCCCCTTCACGTCGAGGAGGACGCGGGCGAGCGGCCGGACGATCCGGAGGAGGTCGACCTGGGCGAGTTGGCGGTGACGCGCGTCATCGTGAAGAGTGAAGACGAAGGCGAGTGTGAGGAGAAGGCGGCGTCGGACGGCGCCGTAGACGCACAACGACGTGAGCAAACGCAGGGCGGCAATTCGAAAAGACGCGCGAGGGGTCGCGCGGCGGCCTCCGCGCTCGGCGGCGAAAGCGTCCCTCGGGGGGAACGCCTGCCGCGAGCTGAAGAAGAGAAGCAGTTCTCCTGTTCGGCGTGCGACATGACGTTCAAGTTTCACTCCACGTTCCTCGGCCACATGAAAAGGCACAGCGGCGACAAGTCGTACACCTGCACCGTGTGCAACGCCGCCTTCAGGTTTCAGTCCACGTTCGTCAACCACGTGCGAacgcacacgggcgagaagcccTTCGCTTGCCAAATGTGCAACGCCACCTTCGGCGCCCACTCGTCGCTCTTGAGGCACGTGCGCTcgcacacgggcgagaagcgCTTCACGTGCTCCTTCTGCGAGAAAAAGTTCCCCAggaagtccagtttggtggagCACGTGCGCATCCACACCGGAGAGAAACCGCTTTCGTGCTCCGTGTGCGACATGACCTTCAGATTTCATTCCAAGCTGGTCAAGCACATGCGAACGCACAAGGGAGACAAAGCTTTGACCTGTCACGCGTGCGGCCAAAACTTCATTTCCAAGCTTCGGCTGGATAAACACGCGTGTGCTCGCGGGGAGAGCAGTGGCGCTCGAACCGACTTCACGCCGCAAATTTGA